ATCCCACACCAAAGCAATTTAGTTTCCCTaccctcttcctttctgtctctagcAGTCACCACCTCCCTCACTTAAGCCCTAATGTATCCCTAGCTTCAGGCTCACCTGATACCAGGAGTAGGCCCTGTCAGCAGGGTTGGTGAGCACAGTGATGATCTTGGCTCGTGGCAGAAGGGCAGCCCCCCGACGTGGTACAACCTCTGAGTCAAAGTAGGTGGCActtttttcaaagagaaagtcAGTGCTGGCATTGGAAGGGACAGGGAAGAAGTCCATGTACCTAGGAAGTagcacagaggagaggcagagaatttGCAGCATGAAGGGGCCAGATACCTGCACTGGTGGAAGCTGGAATGAGGATTTGGAGGGAAGGGAATGTTCCTCTGAGAAGCATTACAAAGGGTCCCAGTCTCACCAATCAATACCCTTGTGGTAATTAGGGCCGTTGAAGAACTGAATCTCCTCAAAGGTGCTGGGGCTAGGGAAGCTGCTAGTCACAGCTGGGTGCAGGCTCAGGAAGAAGTGAATAGCTGTGGTCCCTAAATGGGAGAGAAGGTCGAGGCTATTTTGGGAAAGAAGCCAGATCAACAATATGAATTTTAAGGAGGTGAGAAAATAACCACTCTGAGTAGTAATATCCCCTTTGGACAAACTAgagtgagagaaggaaaagacagcGAGACCCAGGGAAGTTAAAATAGTTCTCAGCCTTgactgcatcagaatcacttgtggatctttaaaaaaaacaaaccacagatgATTCTGATTCAGGATTAAGAATCACTGTCTCAAGAGACTGGATTAAGGAGAGGTGGGTATGAGAAGGGAATTCCTTGGACAAAGAATCCTTTGGGCTTAAGGCAGGGCAAGAGAAGTTGGCTAAGGACGATTCACCTGTTTTCTGGGGTCCCACAATCAAGAACTTGGGTAGCCGATCACAGGTTTTCTCCTTGGACCAGATATCTTTGTGCCTCTTGTCATCACAGGGATTCTGAAGGTGAGGCCAAGAATCAgatgtttcatcttttcttcaactctctccacccccatcacGTCTCTGGTCAGCCTGAGCTCCAACCGTACCTGCCAAAGGGGGCTTCGCTCTTGAGGGAACAGTTCAAAGTACTTTCGTGCAagagggacaggaggaagggTCTGTAGGCGCAGCCGTGTCCAGCATTGAAGGAAACGCACCAGGCTCTCAAAGGTATACAGGCCCAGCCGATCATTTCCATAATTTGACAGATGGGTCATAAAAATGCTGATCTGCAAGAGGGAGCCTGCGTGTCAGAATTAGAGAGCCTACCCCACCTCAGAATCAGGCTTGGTGAGCAAAGTTCCCAGCCTACATACACTTCAGCTCTCCAATCTTCTAGCCCTTCCTCTCAGCACCTTACCGGATTAAGCAGCACTGTCAGAAAGAGCTCTCCACCTCGGATGCTCCGGTCTAGTTCACGAGAGCCTCCAGGATATTCGTTATAGAAGATTGTGTGAGTGAAGAGTCCACACGTCTGCCGTGGTAATAcctagaagaaggaaaaaacaaactaacatGAGATTTGAAAggcagaatgaaaaataaataagggacaAAAGACCTAAGGCATTAGGATTCCCTGGGTTTGTAAAGTAATGAGTTACACCAATAAAACTCTTACTATGTGCATTATGACTTTTCACCCCTTTACCCCCTATTATGTGAACTTGGACTGGCAGTTGAGAGGACACAGGTCAGTGCAGGTTGGTGGCTGTCTAAATGTAGGAGTTTGATTCAGGTTTGTATCAGGGGTCCCTCACCATAATGCCATTGTGAATGAAGCCACGGCGGTAGCGGGCAGGGCGGAGATGGGGATATTCCTCAGTGCTGGTCACCTGGATGCCCCACACAGATTTCCAGGCCTCATAGAGTTGCGTGTGGATGGGGTATACACCCGAGTGGTGGGGGGCCACAGCATACCCCAGATCCGTGGGAATCCCATGTTCCTGGGAATGGCATAGATTCTCACCAGGACCTGGTGAGGTTCAGGGAGTAGAGGGTAAAGAGGGTGGGGATACctccacagaaagaaaaatggaaagggtAGGGAAAGGGCACCCCATTAGGGGAAGGTTGAAAAGGAATCATTATGTCTGGGAAAAAGTATGGGGAACAGATCCAAGGGTCTCACCAGAGCAAACTGTTTGTTGAGCCTCATCTGGTCAGCCAGCACGGAGCGATTGTGGAACAGGTGTGGCTGCATGTGGCTCCACATGTGGGGGAACCACCAGAACTCTTTGCGGTGCTTCAGCAGCATGTCGTCCCCTgcatcctcctcctctgtccctatGACCACACACTGACCACTGACCACAGCCAGTCAGGCCCTGTGCCCTCCTCTGTTCTGTAACAACACTGACCATCTTCCATTCTTGGGATAAGATTGCTGACTTCTGCCCACCTGAGACTATTTTGCCCCACTGCTGACTTGCTCTTCAGCCACCCATGCTAACCTAAATTCATATCCACCGCTAGCTCCTCACCATATTTTGACCCCAAACCCTGCCCCTTTTCTCCAACTTGCCTGCCCAGGAAGATGAACAGTGAAGGGACAGTCCAAACTAAGATATGCTGAAGGAACAGGGGAATACACTCACCGGTATGATAGAACTTGCCCGAGAAGCCCAAGTTGAAAGTGAAGTTGGGGACTAAGGTCCTGAGTTTGTTCTGGGTGGTCAACAGAGCCTGGGAAGAGTAGCAGGAACACAAGAAATCATGAGAGCAGACTGatcaggagaaaaatgaaaagtaatgttCTTCCTGCCTGAAAAGGGCAGGGAGTATACCTATGACAAGCTCAGAATCAAAGGAGTCTGATAGGACAGAGCTTGAAACAGCttctaaggaaagaaatttgaGTCAGGAAAAAGACTGACCTCAACATCAGCCACCTTCATGCGGGTACCTTCCTTGCCCACAAAGATGTCATCAATGTCTACCAAGATGTAGCGGTCAAGGTCTAGGCAGAGGCGCTTGCCAGTGAGGTATGCAACAGCATCAACAAAAACAAGTTTGTGGAGCCAGAAGGAAAGGCCATGGCCAAAGAGCACCCGCTGGATGCCATCATGAAGCCCCAGGTCTTGTACGACAGTGGGAAGCCGGGTCCGGCGAGGCACTGGTCCTGGCACGGGGGATTCAGCTGGCCGAAGGCTGGCAAGAAGCACTGGTTCATATGTGCTATGATTGGATTGGAAGATGGTCCAGTCATCACCAGGCAGCGGCCCAGGTTCCAGGCGGCTGGGGCGTGTGAGATGCAGTAAGGGGGCAGAAGGATTCACTTGGTAGTCCCGGAGCCCCAAGTTTGAGTGTAGGAAAAGGGGAAAACCCTTGAGCTGGGCACTCAGTAGGCTATGTTCATGGGCTCGGAAAAAGCCAATGATGCCCACACCGTACTCCACACAGTACCGGTCTAACAGTTCCCGACTCCAGGCATCCAGGTTGACATACTTGAGCAGGTTTTCATAAATGACCAAGACATAGCGGCCACGGGTATGATCAGTCAGTGTGGGCATGTCCCCTCGGCCGGGTGCTAGCTCAGTGCTATAACGAAAACGACTAGACTCCAAGATGGCCACAATCTCCTGCCCCAGCTGTGAGTATGCACTCTCCACAAACACAAGAACCACAGGTTCAGTTCGAGCTGTCTCTGGTGGCCTGGGGGGCCGTGGTGGGACTGGTGGACGTACAGGGCCAGGGCCAGCTGCCCCACCACTGCTGCAGTCTCCCAAGGGCAGGGGCAAGGGTTCCTTGGCCTTGGGGCTGGTGGATACGTAGTAAGCCAGGAAGCCCATGGAGCCCAGACTGAAAGCGATCAGCAGCAGTATGAGGCGGTGCAGTTCCAGCTGCCGAGCTGGGCGTACCACCTTCCACAGCTTGAGCATGgcggggaaggggaggcagggatgGGATCTACCTCAGGGGATGGGAGGTAGGAGTTCTATAGGCTGGGCTCTCTTAAGAGGGTAGGATaggaaaataagggaaaatgATTTCCTCAGGGTTAGTTCCCTGAAAAGCTGGAGCCAACTCCCCTTACTTTAGGGTAGGGGAGTTAGAAGGGGCAACGAGGGGCAACTGGACACAGTCCACTGGTCTCAAGTCACCATGGCCCCCTGGTCCATGGCTTCAGGATGCAAATCTAGCCAGGCTCCACTCTTGGTCCTGCTGAGCTCCTCACATTAGAGGTCAACAAAGTTCATAATCCCTGCCCTCACTATCTGTAACACAGAAAAATCAGTGGGTTACTTCTCCACCTGAAAGTGTATCATTAACCCATTCCCCTCTTCACCCATCTCTCTTACCTCCTGCTCACAGGATGATTtgttctccaaaaaaaaaaagctcctgtAGAAGAACAACACAATCTGAGTCTCATACCTTCACTTCATAGCTTGTTGCCTTTCTTAGAATATAAATTCTCCTTCCTGAGCTAAACTCAGAGCTAGAGCAGTATATTCAAGGGCTGGAAGGGAACAAATCTCCCATCAAAAGGAGACCAAACAGCTCAGGAGGGTGAAAATGAACCTGCTCTGGAAGAAGTTCCCAGCCCACGACTAAGCAGTTGGCCAGCCAGCAGGAGCTCTGGTCGTCctgtgaggaagggacagaaagccCCACAAGTCCCGTGCTCCAATGAAATATGAGATAAGAGGAAACTCATGAGTCTGTTAATCTTCCTCATCAATCAAACCCAACATCACAAGCTAGAAGCACTAACGAACTTGTAGTGAGAACActatgatggggggtggggagattcGAAAGGTAAAAGAAATGGTGCTACCTAATCATTCGATTCACTTCCAAACCCAGAAACTCTCTATTATTTGTGAAAAAGTACTCATCCCCTGTCCTTCATCTCACCTGCACGAGTGTCAGAGAGGTGATAAAAATGTAGCCCCAGGGCAGACCACATCACTGGGGCCTGAGAGAAGCCAGAGGGCTGAGTCCAGTCTGTCTTCCTATCATTTCAGTTCACCTTCCTAACTTAGCCTATGTGATACTATATCCTCATCACTGAACAGCTCAGAAGGGTCCTGAGCTAGCCTATGGAGACGTGAGGGATTGAATCCTGTTACAAAAAGATAGCAAACTTAGTGAGGCTGGATGAGAGCTACAACAGCTTAAGTCATACCCAACCAGTAAGAAAGGGGTAAGGACAGTGTGATCAGAAAACAGTTTCAGGGAGACCTAATTTTGGAGactgttttcttaaatatatagactgcttctagaagctttattgtTGTTCTCTCCAGCTTAGCCATTCCTAGTAAGGCCAGGGACTGGCAATCCTTCTCTGCTACCCACTCCCAGGCATATACATCTCAGGGGGGAGATCAGGCAGAGACAGGGTTCCTCAGAATTGAGAGAGATGATTTAAGAACAGTTCGGCTTTTGGCCTGGGTAAAACTgacatgaaaagaaagctggggagaGGACTGAAATAGTGATGGGAAGGGGTGAATCCTAAGAATTAAAGGAAACTCTTTAGGGAAAACACAGTAGTGAGAAGTCCTCACTGACACGAAGTGGACACTCAGGGTGTCTCCCCCATTACTGTTAAGAATAATTGTAAATAGTGAGAGCTTACTCTTTgtcagacatttttccaagagcTTTCCATATATTTAATGCTCACATCAGCCCTGGAAGGTAGGTAAGAGGCagacactattattatccccattttacatgtgAGTAATTTGAGGTCCAGAGAAGCTTAGTcacttgcccaggatcacacagctcaGTCAGTCAGTGGAGGAACTGGGATTCAAAGTCAGGCCTGTAGAGCTCCACAGCCCGTGTTCTTAACCACTGCATGTTGGCTTCACACCTAGAAGAAGCAGCAATATTTAGGGAAGGGGTGCTGAGGGAGCTATTGGGGTCGAGTGTGGGATGGGATGACAGATACCGAAGTAGGAACGCGGGGAAAGGGTTGCTGTACGTGTGAGCAGCAGCGGGAGGTTTCTGAGGCAGAAACCAAAGGGGTCACCCAGGCCTGGGCTGGGCGACAGCACTAGTGAGAGGAACCAGGGAAGGCGGGGAGACGAGTGGTGCAGATGccgcgggaggggggggggggggagtaccgAGGAGCGAGCGACGTGGGAATGCGGGGCTGCCATACCAGGAGTCACGGGTAGAGGGTCCCTGCTGAGGGGGCCATGGGGCCACAGGTGGATATGAAGGGAGCGCCAGATGGGGACCGGGCAAGGGACACGCCGAGGAGAGCTTGGGGTGACATCGAGGCAGGCATTGGGCTGGGAGAGCCCCGAGGGGAGGAGGAGCCCCCTactgaggaaaatgaagcaaCTACGAGGGAGGCTAGTGGAGGGGACGCAGGAGAGGGGAGCGCTGGGCCGCGCTGAGGGCCGCCCGGGACAACCCCGCGGGTGGTTATGGTGGCAACACTGAGGGGAAGTCTGTGAGGGGAGGGACTGCGGGAGACCGTGGGTGGGGGCCACCCTCTGAGTGGGGGGTGGTTACCCTCAAGGGCGGCTCACCCGGCGGACTAGGCGGCGTCCCCGCTGTCCCCGGGCTCCGCCGCGTCCCGGGGCTGCCCGGCTTCCCAGCTCTCGGGGCCCTGGGCCGCGTCGCGGCGGCTCCGCCATCTCCGAGAGAACGCTCTGCCGCAGCCGGGCCCAACCACCGCTCccacccggggtggggggaggcggctCGCTGCCGCTCGTGACGCCCCTCAGGTCCCCGCAGAGTCCGGGCCTGGCAGCTGCACTGCCGAGGTGCTGGGCGGCCGAACAGTCCTCCGTAGCGCTCGGTCGAGCCTCGGCCTCCGAGACGGCGGGCTGCGCGCCCCGCCCGCAGAGGcgcaccccctcctccccgcccggTGGCACAGTCTGGCGAGCGTCGGGCGCCGTGGCTCCCGGGGCAGGGGCGGGCCCAGGGTTCGGGCTCGTCCACTCAGCCCTGCGAAGGGGGAGCCGAGTCGGGCCACTGAGGGGCGAAGGGGGCGGGGCAGCCCGTGACGCGGgcggggcccgggggcggggcgagACCCCTAGCCCGCCAGCTAAGGGTCCACATCTTTTCTCTCCACCCCAAACTCGCCTCAGCAGCCCAGTGGGCCAGTTGGAGGTTGATGAGTTTATgaggaagttttattttaaagtgggCCCAAAGGGAGTGGGAGAAGCTACATCTCCTCATCTGAAGGCTTGTAACCCAGGCTGCTCAAATCAGCCTTTGGCCATAAGCTTCCAACAGCAGTAACACAATGGACTgtttaaaggttattttattaaatatcttcaGTTCAAGGTTTCATTGTAACAAAGCTATGAAGGGTCTACCAACATTCAGAACAAACactaactatttttaaattatttctatgtCATCATGCAAAAATTCTGCATCAAATGCCTTCCATTTCCTGtttaaaaggtgattttt
This window of the Prionailurus viverrinus isolate Anna chromosome D2, UM_Priviv_1.0, whole genome shotgun sequence genome carries:
- the NDST2 gene encoding bifunctional heparan sulfate N-deacetylase/N-sulfotransferase 2 isoform X1, with translation MLKLWKVVRPARQLELHRLILLLIAFSLGSMGFLAYYVSTSPKAKEPLPLPLGDCSSGGAAGPGPVRPPVPPRPPRPPETARTEPVVLVFVESAYSQLGQEIVAILESSRFRYSTELAPGRGDMPTLTDHTRGRYVLVIYENLLKYVNLDAWSRELLDRYCVEYGVGIIGFFRAHEHSLLSAQLKGFPLFLHSNLGLRDYQVNPSAPLLHLTRPSRLEPGPLPGDDWTIFQSNHSTYEPVLLASLRPAESPVPGPVPRRTRLPTVVQDLGLHDGIQRVLFGHGLSFWLHKLVFVDAVAYLTGKRLCLDLDRYILVDIDDIFVGKEGTRMKVADVEALLTTQNKLRTLVPNFTFNLGFSGKFYHTGTEEEDAGDDMLLKHRKEFWWFPHMWSHMQPHLFHNRSVLADQMRLNKQFALEHGIPTDLGYAVAPHHSGVYPIHTQLYEAWKSVWGIQVTSTEEYPHLRPARYRRGFIHNGIMVLPRQTCGLFTHTIFYNEYPGGSRELDRSIRGGELFLTVLLNPISIFMTHLSNYGNDRLGLYTFESLVRFLQCWTRLRLQTLPPVPLARKYFELFPQERSPLWQNPCDDKRHKDIWSKEKTCDRLPKFLIVGPQKTGTTAIHFFLSLHPAVTSSFPSPSTFEEIQFFNGPNYHKGIDWYMDFFPVPSNASTDFLFEKSATYFDSEVVPRRGAALLPRAKIITVLTNPADRAYSWYQHQRAHGDPAALNYTFYQVISASSQAPLALRSLQNRCLVPGYYSTHLQRWLTYYPSGQLLIVDGQELRTNPAASMESIQKFLGITPFLNYTRTLRFDEDKGFWCQGLEGGKTRCLGKSKGRRYPDMDTESRLFLMDFFRNHNLDLSKLLSRLGQPVPSWLREELQHSSLG
- the NDST2 gene encoding bifunctional heparan sulfate N-deacetylase/N-sulfotransferase 2 isoform X2, whose product is MLKLWKVVRPARQLELHRLILLLIAFSLGSMGFLAYYVSTSPKAKEPLPLPLGDCSSGGAAGPGPVRPPVPPRPPRPPETARTEPVVLVFVESAYSQLGQEIVAILESSRFRYSTELAPGRGDMPTLTDHTRGRYVLVIYENLLKYVNLDAWSRELLDRYCVEYGVGIIGFFRAHEHSLLSAQLKGFPLFLHSNLGLRDYQVNPSAPLLHLTRPSRLEPGPLPGDDWTIFQSNHSTYEPVLLASLRPAESPVPGPVPRRTRLPTVVQDLGLHDGIQRVLFGHGLSFWLHKLVFVDAVAYLTGKRLCLDLDRYILVDIDDIFVGKEGTRMKVADVEALLTTQNKLRTLVPNFTFNLGFSGKFYHTGTEEEDAGDDMLLKHRKEFWWFPHMWSHMQPHLFHNRSVLADQMRLNKQFALEHGIPTDLGYAVAPHHSGVYPIHTQLYEAWKSVWGIQVTSTEEYPHLRPARYRRGFIHNGIMVLPRQTCGLFTHTIFYNEYPGGSRELDRSIRGGELFLTVLLNPISIFMTHLSNYGNDRLGLYTFESLVRFLQCWTRLRLQTLPPVPLARKYFELFPQERSPLWQNPCDDKRHKDIWSKEKTCDRLPKFLIVGPQKTGTTAIHFFLSLHPAVTSSFPSPSTFEEIQFFNGPNYHKGIDWYMDFFPVPSNASTDFLFEKSATYFDSEVVPRRGAALLPRAKIITVLTNPADRAYSWYQHQRAHGDPAALNYTFYQVISASSQAPLALRSLQNRCLVPGYYSTHLQRWLTYYPSGQLLIVDGQELRTNPAASMESIQKFLGLMKIRDSGARDLKVGRLVVWAKAKAGGIQIWTLSPAFFLWIFSGTTIWICRSC